In one window of Rhizobium oryzihabitans DNA:
- the frr gene encoding ribosome recycling factor, whose amino-acid sequence MSGIDLNDIKRRMDGAINAFKSDIASLRTGRASANILDPVTIEAYGSRVPLNQVANITVPEPRMLGVNIWDKSMVNAVDRAIRESNLGLNPIVDGQNLRIPLPELNEERRKSLVKVAHDYAEKSKVAIRHVRRDGMDGLKKAEKDGDIGQDESRGQSEKVQKMTDDTISEIDRLLGEKEKEIMQV is encoded by the coding sequence ATGAGTGGTATTGACCTCAACGATATCAAGCGCCGCATGGATGGCGCCATCAATGCGTTCAAGAGCGATATCGCATCGCTGCGCACCGGCCGTGCTTCGGCCAACATTCTCGATCCGGTAACCATCGAGGCCTATGGCTCGCGCGTACCGCTCAACCAAGTCGCAAACATCACCGTTCCGGAGCCGCGCATGCTCGGCGTCAATATCTGGGACAAGTCGATGGTCAACGCCGTCGACCGTGCGATCCGCGAATCCAATCTCGGCCTCAACCCGATCGTTGACGGCCAGAACCTCAGAATTCCGCTGCCCGAGCTCAACGAAGAGCGCCGCAAATCGCTCGTCAAGGTGGCCCATGATTATGCCGAAAAGTCCAAGGTGGCGATTCGCCATGTTCGTCGTGACGGCATGGATGGTCTGAAAAAAGCCGAAAAGGACGGTGACATCGGTCAGGACGAAAGCCGTGGCCAGTCTGAAAAGGTCCAGAAAATGACCGACGACACGATTTCGGAAATTGACCGCTTGCTTGGCGAGAAGGAAAAGGAAATCATGCAGGTCTGA
- the pyrH gene encoding UMP kinase produces the protein MSSKPIYKRVLLKASGEALMGDQGFGIDVAVADRIASDIAEARAMGVEVGVVVGGGNIFRGVAVASKGGDRVTGDHMGMLATVINALALATSLRKLSIDTVVLSAIAMPEICESFSQRAALHHLAQGRVVIFAGGTGNPFFTTDSAAALRAAEMGAEAIFKGTQVDGIYSADPKKDPTATRFDELTHSEVLGKGLAVMDIAAVALARENHIPIIVFSIHEKGGFAQILTGGGRKTIVHDK, from the coding sequence ATGTCTTCCAAGCCGATCTACAAACGTGTTCTTCTCAAGGCTTCCGGTGAAGCCCTCATGGGCGATCAGGGTTTCGGCATCGATGTGGCGGTGGCCGACCGGATTGCCTCCGATATCGCCGAAGCAAGGGCGATGGGCGTTGAAGTCGGCGTCGTCGTCGGCGGCGGCAATATTTTCCGCGGCGTCGCCGTGGCCTCCAAGGGTGGCGACCGCGTCACCGGCGACCACATGGGCATGCTGGCCACCGTCATCAACGCGCTGGCGCTCGCAACGTCGCTGCGCAAGCTCAGCATCGACACCGTCGTTCTGTCCGCAATCGCCATGCCTGAAATCTGTGAGAGCTTCTCGCAGCGCGCAGCTCTTCATCATCTCGCACAGGGTCGCGTGGTGATTTTTGCCGGCGGCACGGGCAACCCCTTCTTCACCACCGATTCCGCCGCAGCGCTGCGCGCCGCGGAAATGGGCGCGGAAGCCATCTTCAAGGGCACCCAGGTGGACGGCATCTATTCGGCCGATCCGAAGAAGGATCCGACAGCCACCCGTTTCGACGAGCTGACCCATAGCGAAGTGCTCGGTAAGGGTCTCGCGGTCATGGATATCGCGGCTGTCGCGCTTGCCCGCGAAAACCACATCCCGATCATCGTTTTCTCGATCCACGAGAAGGGCGGTTTCGCGCAGATATTGACCGGCGGTGGCCGCAAGACCATCGTGCACGACAAGTAA
- the tsf gene encoding translation elongation factor Ts: MTEITAAMVKELREKSGAGMMDCKKALAETNGDMEAAIDWLRAKGIAKADKKSGRTAAEGLVGVATMGHKAVVVELNSETDFVARNDAFQDLIRGIAQVALTTNGTVDAVSAATYPATGKSVADSIKDAIATIGENMTLRRSAALEVEHGVVATYIHNAAGDGIGKLGVLVALKSVGDKAVLNSIGRQVAMHIAATNPLAIRAEEVDAAVAERERNVFIEQARESGKPEAIIEKMVDGRMRKFFEEVALLSQAFVINPDITVGAAVKEAEKEAGAAIEVTGMVRLLLGEGVEKEESDFAAEVAAVAKG; this comes from the coding sequence ATGACCGAAATCACAGCCGCAATGGTGAAGGAACTGCGCGAAAAGTCTGGCGCAGGCATGATGGACTGCAAGAAGGCTCTTGCTGAAACCAATGGCGACATGGAAGCGGCGATCGACTGGCTGCGCGCCAAGGGCATCGCAAAGGCCGACAAGAAGTCTGGCCGTACGGCTGCCGAAGGTCTGGTCGGCGTTGCCACCATGGGTCACAAGGCTGTTGTTGTCGAACTCAACTCCGAAACCGACTTCGTTGCCCGTAACGATGCGTTCCAGGACCTTATCCGCGGTATCGCCCAGGTTGCCCTCACCACCAACGGCACCGTTGACGCTGTTTCCGCTGCCACCTATCCGGCAACCGGCAAGTCCGTTGCAGACAGCATCAAGGACGCCATCGCCACCATCGGCGAAAACATGACGCTGCGCCGTTCGGCTGCGCTCGAAGTCGAGCACGGCGTTGTCGCGACCTACATCCACAATGCTGCCGGCGACGGCATCGGCAAGCTCGGTGTTCTCGTTGCCCTGAAGTCGGTTGGCGACAAGGCTGTCCTGAACTCCATCGGCCGCCAGGTTGCAATGCACATTGCTGCGACCAACCCGCTCGCCATCCGCGCTGAAGAAGTCGACGCCGCCGTTGCTGAGCGCGAGCGTAACGTCTTCATCGAACAGGCCCGCGAATCCGGCAAGCCGGAAGCCATCATCGAAAAGATGGTTGATGGCCGCATGCGCAAGTTCTTCGAAGAGGTCGCTCTTCTGTCGCAGGCTTTCGTCATCAACCCGGACATCACTGTCGGCGCTGCCGTCAAGGAAGCCGAAAAGGAAGCCGGCGCCGCCATCGAAGTGACGGGCATGGTTCGCCTGCTGCTCGGCGAAGGCGTTGAGAAGGAAGAAAGCGATTTCGCAGCAGAAGTCGCCGCAGTCGCCAAGGGCTGA
- the rpsB gene encoding 30S ribosomal protein S2, with translation MALPDFSMRQLLEAGVHFGHQTHRWNPKMKPYIFGDRNNIHIIDLAQTVPMLSRALQVVSDTVARGGRVLFVGTKRQASEIIADSAKRSAQYYVNSRWLGGMMTNWKTISNSIQRLRKVDEILNSEASGYSKKERLNLEREREKLEKALGGIRDMGGVPDLMFIIDTNKEKIAIEEAKRLGIPVVAIIDSNCDPDHIDYPIPGNDDASRAISLYCDLIARAAIDGIARQQGASGRDIGASEEAPIEPALEDEAGA, from the coding sequence ATGGCATTGCCCGATTTTTCTATGCGCCAGCTTCTGGAAGCTGGTGTTCACTTCGGCCACCAGACGCACCGCTGGAACCCGAAGATGAAGCCGTACATCTTCGGCGACCGTAACAACATCCACATCATCGACCTGGCTCAGACCGTTCCGATGCTGTCGCGCGCCCTTCAGGTCGTGTCCGACACCGTCGCTCGCGGCGGCCGCGTTCTGTTCGTTGGCACCAAGCGTCAGGCGTCCGAAATCATCGCCGACAGCGCGAAGCGTTCGGCCCAGTACTACGTCAACTCCCGCTGGCTTGGCGGTATGATGACCAACTGGAAGACCATCTCCAACTCGATCCAGCGCCTGCGCAAGGTCGACGAGATCCTGAACTCGGAAGCTTCCGGCTACTCCAAGAAGGAACGCCTGAACCTTGAGCGCGAGCGCGAAAAGCTTGAAAAGGCTCTCGGCGGTATCCGCGATATGGGCGGCGTTCCGGACCTGATGTTCATCATCGACACCAACAAGGAAAAGATCGCGATCGAAGAAGCCAAGCGTCTTGGCATTCCGGTCGTTGCGATCATCGACAGCAACTGCGATCCGGATCACATCGACTACCCGATCCCGGGTAACGATGACGCATCGCGCGCCATCTCGCTCTACTGCGACCTGATTGCCCGTGCTGCCATCGACGGTATTGCCCGTCAGCAGGGCGCTTCCGGCCGCGACATCGGCGCTTCTGAAGAAGCTCCGATCGAGCCCGCTCTCGAAGACGAGGCTGGCGCCTGA
- a CDS encoding cell envelope integrity EipB family protein translates to MFVRTLGFVAATGLMTGLSNAANALPVTVPDLVAHRAIYDLELKDASDRSGIEGMTGRMVYEFTGSACQGYKTDFRFVTQINTGDAVRMTDQQTTTFEDLTAKKFTFETKSYTDDKLDKEVQGAAVDSSEGVKVDLTRPDARQVSLVASEFPTEHMVQVIEHARQGKRIFESRIFDGSDDGDESLITSTLVGKSQMPKDGDAEAGKAGDFAKAAFWPVTIAYYNDKTGTDALPIYRMSFKLYENGITRDLTMDYGDFVLTGKLAKLDILKPETCENKPVR, encoded by the coding sequence CGTTGCCGCAACAGGGCTTATGACCGGCCTGTCGAACGCTGCCAATGCCTTGCCCGTCACGGTTCCGGATCTCGTTGCGCACCGCGCCATCTATGATCTCGAACTCAAGGATGCGTCCGACCGCTCCGGCATCGAGGGCATGACGGGCCGCATGGTCTATGAATTCACCGGCTCCGCCTGTCAGGGCTACAAGACGGACTTCCGTTTCGTGACGCAGATCAACACCGGCGACGCGGTCCGCATGACCGACCAGCAGACGACGACCTTCGAAGACCTGACAGCAAAGAAGTTCACCTTCGAGACCAAGTCCTACACGGACGACAAGCTGGACAAGGAAGTGCAGGGGGCCGCAGTCGACAGCAGTGAGGGCGTGAAGGTGGATCTGACCCGCCCGGACGCCCGTCAGGTCAGTCTCGTCGCCAGCGAATTTCCGACGGAACATATGGTCCAGGTCATCGAGCATGCCAGACAGGGAAAGCGCATCTTCGAATCCCGCATTTTCGATGGTTCGGATGATGGCGACGAAAGCCTGATCACCTCAACGCTGGTCGGCAAGTCGCAGATGCCGAAGGATGGCGACGCCGAGGCCGGCAAGGCGGGCGATTTCGCCAAGGCTGCATTCTGGCCGGTGACCATCGCCTATTACAACGACAAGACGGGTACGGACGCGCTGCCGATCTACCGCATGTCGTTCAAGCTTTATGAAAACGGAATCACCCGCGACCTGACGATGGATTACGGCGATTTCGTTCTGACGGGAAAGCTTGCGAAGCTCGATATTCTCAAGCCCGAAACCTGCGAAAACAAGCCTGTCCGCTGA